The Ipomoea triloba cultivar NCNSP0323 chromosome 13, ASM357664v1 genomic interval CAAATCAGCAAGCAACATAGAATAGAGGAGGAAATTCCGGGGCTGATTAAGGTTTATCGAGATGGTCACGTGGAGAGACCGCAGATTGTCCCGAATGTCTCGTGTTCATTGCCTCCAGAATTTGGTGTGACTTGTACTGATGTGAAAATTGATAAGAGCACGAACATTTGGGCACGTTGTTACGTTCCGAGATGTGATTATAATAAGGTTCCGCTATTAGTGTATTTTCATGGAGGTGGATTTTGCGTGGGCTCGGCTTCTTGGAGTTGTTACCATGAATTCCTGGCAAAATTGTCAAGAAAAGCAAATTGTGTGGTATTCTCAGTGAACTACAGGTTGGCACCGGAAAATCCACTTCCGGCAGCGTACGATGACGGCGTTAAGGCAGTTATGTGGTTAAGGCAAcatgcggcggcggcggccaaagaatataattattgCTGGTCAAACAAATGTGACTTTTCTAGTGTTTTCCTAGGTGGTGACAGTGCGGGAGCCAATATAGCCCACAATGTTGCCATAAGGTTATGTCAAGAATTTAAACCCTTAAACCCTTTGGTCATAAAAGGGACCATTCTCATACAACCATTTGTGGGAGGAGAATCAAGAACTTATTCGGAGATATACACGGCGCAACCGTCGCACTCGGCGCTCACATTGGCCGCCTCCGACACGTATTGGCGGCTAGCACTCCCCGTGGGGGCTAACCGTGACCACCCGTGGTGCAACCCAATTATTACCACAAATATGAAGGAGGTGATGAGGGTTCCACCAAGCCTAGTGGTCATATCGGAGCTAGATATATTGAAAGATAGGAGCTTGGAGTTGTGTGGGGCTTTGAGTAGAGCTGGTAAGAAAGTGGAGTTGTTTATGTGCAAAGGTGTTGGCCATGCATTTCATATTCTTAGCAAGTCACAGCTCGCACAAACAAGAACTGATGAATTGATTGCTCAGATCAAGACCTTCACCGCCACCTAGCTAGCTCATATCATTAACaagaagctagctagctagcgcAGCCATGATTTAATGTTGTCTACTGTAAATTATTACATGTTTTAGTTTAAtgcaaaagtaaaagaaatttaataaaaagaagCAGCCAGATATGTTACATAACTTACCTGGCTTTGCCTAGCTTTTACATTTTGctcatgtattatatatattgttacatTTTGTTTGGGGAACGTTTTTACATTTCAAACATGTCTGTCTCCACTACCGTGTAAAttctaataaattaaagtttaacttGTATATATTCAGGTTTAAAGATGGacccaaaacaataaaatatgatGCATTTATATGTCAATCTTCTTATTTACATTAATAAATTGCTTACCTTAGATTGCTAgatttgtattcttgtttttTAACTTTCCATTTGTCTGGTACTTGGTTAGTTGGTATAACCCAATGACAAACTTGTTCATATTTGAACAAGCTAAGAGAGCATGTCTTATTGAGGATTCTGGGCTGCAATAAATACCAAATGGGCGTGATATGCAGCAAGTTGGGTTACCTCAATTGGacttccatataattaatactacATACACATGTATAGGCCAGGCCAGTGAAAAAAACTAAGGCCCAGCTTCAACTGTTGAGTGTGGTCTATAGTTTATACTGCCTTATCCTCtcaactctcaagtctcaaccacCTACCTGCCAGTGAATCCAACTGTACCTTCCGTAGTTCCGACATAGCTAGCTAGGATTGAAAAATCTCCATCTCCACAGAAAATTAGACCATGTTACCATCAATGTCAGTTCAAGCCAACATAAAGGGAACTTTCGCTTGCCCGTCTTCTTTATTTTCCAAGAAACCTTATCTCCAAACCTCCACAACTCCATTCTCTGTAAAGCCCAGAGCTCCTCCTGCAACAATAATTCTTGAAGCCAAAACCACACCCATTAGAAGAGACTTCAAGATTTCAGCTACGGCTGCTTTGGAGACTGCAGTATCAGCTCCCACCCAggtaattaaaaactttattcttaattatatatatatatttagttgtaAACTACTACTTCAGTTAAGTTGTATGGCTGATAGTGTCAGTTCAAGTTTGTGGTTCAAATTAAAGGCTGTAACTTTGGACAAAAAGTTTGCATTTTTGgccaatataataaaataataataatgtatgtatatgctGGGATTGGTGGCAGCTggttaagtaatatatacatacaattaatgAAAATTGGGTGAATTGTTGTATTGTTGATGGATGGAATTGCATGCAGAAGAGTGGAGCGGGGGTGAAGAAGGTGGGGAAGACGAAGCTGGTTTTGAAGTTCGTATGGATGGAAAAGAACATAGGGTTAGCACTTGATCAAGAAATAGCAGGGCATGGTACAGTTCCTTTGAGTCCATACTTTTTTTGGCCAAGGAAAGATGCATGGGAAGAGCTGAAGACCACACTAGAGAGCAAGCCTTGGATATCTCAGAAGAAAATGATCATATTGCTCAATCAGGCCACTGATATCATCAATTTGTGGCAGCAAAGTGGTGTCAACATCTCCCCTTAATTCTAATTTCTTTTGTAATTCTGTCTCCTTCCTGCCTGCTGCTATGCAAATAACCAATACTCTTGTTTCATcttatttattccttttttttttttaatagtgtgTGACATCGAGGTTTAGAATTATCCATCTTTAtgattatatacataaattgcTCTCTTTTGGAGCAGAAAAATATTGGAGATCCATTTTGGTGAGTTATTTTAGGTGTACCAGTGCACTCAATAATTAGCTATTGAACTAACTACTCAGGATGTTTTGCAGCATTCGATCTGAAATCACAATCTACATTGAGTTAAGGAGAAATGAAGTCCATATATAATCATGCATTTCATCTACGATTAATTGTCATCGAGGTTTAGACAAAGGCAATAGGCAGCTAAGCCAACTACTGGGACAAACCTAAGATAGTTCACCACACCAACCTTGTCCTTCTCAATGTTTTGCAAGTTGTCTCCTATGAGCCACGGTTGGAAAATCATGTATAGACAAATGTCCCAGATGAAGGCGTAGGCAAGTCTTTCGGATCCTAGGTAACTCACCAGGAACTCCCATCTTTCTGATATGCCCCCAAAATTACCATCCCCGCGGCCAAAGATTGCCCAAAATGTTGACAGCAAACAGACACCAACACCAATCAGGCCAACAATGCGTGCACCCCTAGTCATGACGGAACCTAATTGAGAGGTGATCTTTCTTGGATCATCATCTGTGCCACCACCATTTAGCCTAATGGCCATGTATGGTATTAAGAATGCTGCAGTGCAGGATATACAAACAGTTCAATTACTTATTGTAAAACTCTACTGCTGCCAAACAGAGTTTTCAGTATTGCATATTCCATTTGTCCAGCAAAATAAGCCATTGAGTTTGGGAGAAAACTTACTGTTTGTGAGGAACATTTGGAAGCCCCACAGAACATCCAGTGATCCTTTATACCTGTCCCTCTTACGGTCAGTGAACAACAAAGGCGCGAACATAAATGTCCACCCGATAACAAAATTGAATAATCCTTCAGACATCTGGGGGAGAGAGAAAACAAGGACAAAAGCAGCACTTGAGCAAAGAGTTAGTTTCATGTCAATCAGTTATTAGTTTGATGATGAATAAGTTGATCAAGTTTATTATATCACAAAGTACTTACAGGATGAAGCACTGGTGCCTCTAAGAAATGAATGCCAACTACTCTGCCACACAAAAGCAAGATTCAACTCTAAGCAGAACAATATGCAAAAGGTAGGCAGGCCTATAACTAGAGGAGAGAACAAACTAAAGCCTATGGAAACTACAAAGAGAATTTATGCATTTATGTAATATGATAGCAACTACTGTAATAAACTTACTGAGTGTGGATGCATGGTTAACATCTTAGTAGCAAAATCCCTAAAAAAAGTTATAGCATATAAAGGAGCCACTCAATTAACTTAAAAAATCCACCTTAGCTAAGAAACATACCAATGTTTGATAGAGgcagaataaaaaagaaattgaggGAAAGGCCAAGAAGATCATTCACTGTGGCTGAACTGATTCTCCATACAGGATCACCCTGCATTACACAAGATAACATACATAcaacacaataatataaatacagaaagcataattaatatattaatattaatgaaaCAAAATGCAGGCAGGCGCTAAACAAACAGAAATTAACACAAGATTACAGGTGCATAGGGGAGCAAAAACAGCCAAAGCACATAGACCCCCTCTGCAATCCATAGAATAGTCTGTATTAATCTTCTCCTCTGAACATTATCGTGGTTTTCTAGAATCGAGCCATCGCCACTGCCGCCGGATTTCGCAGCGACAAGTACCTTCCCGCGTTTCCAGTTGAGTCCGCTGAATTTGACAAGCTTGTCTCTTCTGCGCAAAGATCCCAACTTTATGCTACCATGAGGCCATTTAGTAGTCTTGATATGAGCAAGGAAGTTTTGTGTTCCTcggagtaaaaaaaaattaggtggCCGCGTCAAAGGCGTAGTGGATAGCAAAGCCACCGTCGTCATCGCCGGCGGTCGCCTCAAGTTCTCTCGTTTTATCGTTGGTGTACAAAAACTGATAATGTAGTGACAAAACTATCATCGTGGCTGGCGCGTGTTCAAGTGTTTGGCCGTCCTGATTCGTAATTAAGTGGCAGAGACCGGGGCAATTTCGGAACATTGGATTTATGGTCTATGACTCTGCATGTGGGGCTTAATTGTTTTTGTTACGCCATTTCTCTCTGAAGTTATGCTAAATGCCATATCTCCAATAGAATGACAGTGCAGGGTTCTTTCCatacttttaatttgttggaaaTGGTCTGACTGCAAATTATTTTCtgcacttttaaattttaatagtgaGCATTAATTCATCATCTCCAAAAGAAGAAGCCTTGACAAATTGTGCAATACAATACAAGATATATATGACAGATCCATAGCCAAATTAAAGAGATGGAAGAAtccaaaaaatgaacaaaatcgatggacatgtatgtatgtatgtatgtatgtaaataCTCAATCTCTGATGAAGTATTATTGTTCAGTTCCTTGTCAGCGCCCAGCGATGTTTGGGTTGAGTTCTCATTGAGATAGGCTTCCTATCCTCATTTAAATTGTCTGCACTTCTATCTTCTGTCTTTGCAGGTTGAATTTTGGGGTCGAATCCACCACCTTCAACATCCCCATTATCTTCATCATCAGTACCTTTGACATCTTTTTCCTCATTAGTTTGAATAGTGTGTGGAGCTTTTGTTGTGTGCAACCTGGGACTATTATATGGAGGATGATCAGATCCACCAGATTCTGAGCGAGAAAGCTCCACGGCAGCTCTGGCAGCTGCGGCCGCATAAGCTGCTGATTCAAATGCTGCCTGGGCGGCATCAGCCACGTCCTTGTACTTTCCCTTCACTTCCATTATTTCTGCACCATCTTCATCCAACACAGGGGGATTGGGAATACGATGATGAGCAGCCGCCCGGTCTTCCTTGCTGTCCACACCCTTTTCCTCCTGGAATCACACTTTCTGATTATAATTTGCTGGACTAGAAAAATAATCTAATAAAACCGGCCAATTCAAGAATTTAATTTAAGCTAGCCTGCGTTAGGTTTTGTCACTACTATACGTACCTTTGTTGCTTCTTCAAGCTGCAAAACAATGTCATTTTCCTTTGCGATTTCTTTGAGGACCTTCAATCTGGTTTCATGGCTAGGCATCCTAGTCGACAGCTTTTGAATCATCTGCATGTGCAGTGACGGATGGAAGTAGTGCGTggttgttaatatatatatattcatatataagcTAGCTAAGacgatagatagatagatagatgaaTGTTGTATGTatgtttacatatatatatacctttggATTGACTCCACAGTTGTTTCTAAGCTCAACAGCCCGGGCGGTGAATTCCTTTCCAAATTTTGCAGTGAAAATGGCGCGAAGCTCTTGAAGCTCTGGGAATTCCCCACACCTTGTAGCTGCAAAAATCAAACTGGATATGGCTTCCCTCAACTCATCAGGACAAACCCTGAACAAATTAGAGGTAAAACAAGTACGTCGATCAAAACATGAAATAAATACACTTTTGTTCAAGTGTGAAGCTagggaattgaattgaagtaaCTTACTTTTCGTGTTCTAACTGGTTGATCCTTTCTGTCAACAGATTACAGTAGCCTTCAACTACAACAAACACATCCAACATGTTCTGCTCCTTGATCACATGCTCAACCTGAACCAACAATTCAGACAAACAATTCAACGCTATCAGATCAGAGAGCCCAACCCACTTTAAAAAAacacattaattaatatatgataGATTACCCGAAGAAGAGCTCTGTCGTGTTGTCCGAGGTTGAGCAGCTGAAGCACATCGGAGCGGGCGATGGAACACTTGGCCTGCCGCTGGTTCTTCAGAACGGCAAGGCGGGAGATGGCCAGGTTTGAGGTGGCTTTCAGCTTCGCGCTCTTCAAGCTTCCTCTTCCAAGCAAGGCGTCAATCCTCTTTCCCATCGGCTCGTTTGTTTGTTATTAGGGGATGGAATGAATTGAAGTTGTATAGTAGTATGTAGGCGGGGGATCGGAGAACAAACGAGCCCTTTCTGTTTACACCTTTTAATTTGGTGCTGACGATTagattattatatgtatatatgtatacgtgAGGTTTGCGGTTACAGCATTAACTCTGATCTACTCCATAATAATACGCTGATTGGATGGATAATGGATATGAATACGTTTCTTAGCGGGCGGACGTGTGgggatactatatatatatttaccttaTAGCCTAAGTCTTGCCAATGGAAATTACACAGTGGACTATGTTGCCTGACGCGGTTGGACTTTTTTGCGGCTGTCTTGTCTGACGCGCTCCAGTTTTGTCATTTTCAACATAACATATAGCGGGGAGAGGTGGACTATGTTGCCACCCAGCGTTTACTATTCACTATTTTTCGTAATCCATGAATGTATGTTTCAGGCCAGGTTAACCCTACAAGTTCAACAATTGTTTGCTTGTCCAGTGATCTCGGCAACGAATGTCTGTCTCATTTGGTTTTTCTTTATTCAAAggttattttgaaaattgtataaattaaataggATGTACGTTAAGGTTTTTTAATTTGCCCAACTCAATCCAAATCAAATTACCCGTACTAGAAGCGATGGTTCTACTCTTTGCTTGAAGAGAAGAATAATGAGTGTGCTTGCTATTTCTCAACTAAAGTAATATATTTCCAAAGCCGTCCATTAGAAGAAATCATCAAATGTACTAGAGTACAAAACTATAAAATAATCAGATCTCAAAAATAGATCAACCCAGCCTgattaacaaaacaaaacaaaacaaaaaactgtaGAATCAGAAAAGGACGTAGTTGATAAAGTGATTTTCCCGGATGAGTTGATCAATTATTTGGGGAATGTTCCACAACAATTTCGTCGACAATGACCCTAATAAGAAGCAATCAAGACTACAGGGGTTTCTCTATTTTTTGCCAAAGACACGTACACTTAGGCAGCAAAGTATATAAATCATTAAATGATTTTGACTTTTGAGGAGGTAGTTGGTCCAATGAaatcaaaaccaattaccagCTTCTAGAAACAACTTACAAGTCGACCTAATGGCGAATGAAGTACAGCAGTTGCTGGATTTAGCCTTATTAAACCTATGCCTTCCTACTTCCCCACTACTTCAACTATctccaaacaaacaaatttcCAACTCAAAATTCTAGCACTATAATTTGGCTGTGCATTAAAATAGATGATTTATGTACCCCCAGAGATACCACTCAACTATGTACCATTCCAATtatttaataaacaaacaaaatatggAAATATGACAACTCATGGTGGATTGCCCATCCAATGAATGGAAACATAAATGCTGACAAACTAATCCTGTCATACACACTCATATTTCAAGTTTTATGTTTtcgtttcttttcttttctgcCAGAACCAAAGAGCATCCAAAATACAAAGTCAAGGATAACTGTTCCATACACTGGATCATCAAGAAGCAGACTACATGAGCTGCTGCATTATTACCAAAATTTGGTTGAATGACCAAGAAACAAGTCAGCCACCAATACTTTAGACACATGGACAATAAACTTCCTTTGAATCTAGTACAACAAAATATATTAGGATACTCATCTAATTCCTGATTGATATTGACCAACAAGAACAACATAACTGAAAGTAATGCAGCACACCTAGATACCCATTTAGtcatcaaaaataatataaaccaaATGTAAACAAGAGTACTTACTATAGTTGCAGAACCATGAAGGCAACCCCTTACCCCTCCTATCAACACACAAAGTCCAATAAAAAACACAATCTTTAGCAAAAGCTTCTTATAAAAAATGAACAGCAGAAAAATTGAAAGGACAACTCACTCTTGAACCCTTTCTCAGTTCAAGGCGTCTTAACATCTCCAGACATTCATTGCTCCAGCATGTGACCACACCATGGATCAGACGCAAATCACGCAATACAATATGATTAGCAAACTGAATTTATGTGAAAACTTGACAGAAGCAAAAACAATGCATTGAAGTAAAGGTCACTGAATCAGTTACCCCAGTTTGGGAGGCATCACAATACATTCAGGACTTTAATAAAAAATGTCCCATGCATACCAAAAAAATTGCATAGAGAGGAAATGCCTGGTGACCATCATCTACTACACCTTCCCAACTCTTGACAGTCAAATTATGCatatgtatatactatatacaatCAAGATTCAAACCATCCACAAATTGTGGGCCCAAATTCTAATGCAGAATAAGTCTACAATCACCAACAGGACGAATATCAGCAAATAAGCAAAGTTGGCATTAATAGGACACAAAAAGCATAATAACTGCAAATGCTGTTGTCACAATAAGCTCCTAACAAACAAACCAAGGTACCTTCTCCAGGGTGCCTTTCAAGCAACTAAACAACTGAATGCTTGTCCCATAATCCTGGTAGATATCCTGAACGAAAAACCAAGTTAGATTTTCCAGGACCCAAACAATTTCAAACGTAAAATGGGTATAATGCTATGAGATTTAGAGCAtaggaaaaaagaaagagatCACAAGGATTCAAAATTAAGACTAAACCAGACATGGCCAAAACCAGTAAAATCTCATTTACACGTACATTGATAAACATGCTTCTATCAATGTGAAACCTTTTAATGTGTCTTGAACCATCACAATTGCAACAATTGTGTCCAAGTACATCTTTAAACAATGAAAGTAACAGGAGAAAACATGTTGTGTAGAGCTTCCTAATGGTGACCATTAAGAATTgagtacaaaaagaaaaatgccaTTAGCAAGTTATCTTACAATAGAAACAGAAAATAGTCCACTGAAAGAACAGCCAAGAAAGAGGCCTCTCCCAGTCAGCTGTCTTCTCTTCCCCCCTTCAATCACGACAATCACTCTGACCACAGCGTTTAAGCCAGCAGAGTATATAAAACAGATAAATGCCCAATGGTTAGACtgaatgtaaatttagttatcATAATTCTACAGGAATCTAGGGCAACAGCATGTCTGCAGTCAAAATCATCATCATTGATCACTTGCCCGTAATGAAAGGATGGCTCAATGCTTGTGAAACTGTGAGTCTCTTATCTGGATCTAGCATGAATATTCTCTCAAGAAGATCtttaaaatttgtgaacatttTTGGATCCTCACCAGGAGAGCCCAAAACAATTGTACCAATATCTTTTGGCTTGATATTAGTAATCAGCTTTCTTACAGCCTGCATGTCAAATAGGAAGTCCTAATTAAAACCAATAAAATTGTCATCAACTATCAAAAACTAGGAATGCAATCTGTAAAAATATTGCTACCTTTTTTGTGACAGGGTCCTCTTCTGTTGCAAGAAAATTAAGATCTTGATCAAAGTGTCGGTCTGTAAATGCTCCCTGTAATAGTTTTGAAGGAATGCAAAGATGAGTATCCACTTCAGTTCATGCTTTACAAGTTGCAAATACAATGCAAGGACAATAGGAACAATCACCCAACATTATCAACAAACAAAAGGAGTCTCAATCTCTAAAACACATTAACCAGATTTAAATGCAAAAGAGGTGAACTTTAGCTGACAGATTAAACTGACCTTTCTAAGCATTTTCTTTGGAAATGGACCCTTTAATTCCATATGAAGACGAAGCATGTCATTGTTTGTTGGACCAGGAAACAAAACTTTTCCAGTATAAAGCTCATACAAGCAGCAACCAACTGACCACATATCCATTGGATGGTCATAGGTCAAGCCCAAAActgaagtaataaaaaaaataaaaacttagaaTAGTGACAACAAGATATCAGTgagtgaagaaaaaaaaaaaggatgtaTGCTAATTTAAGGGGCACTATAAAGCAGCTCATGAGTCATGAGGTATGAAATCAACTCATTCCTTTTGGGGATTTAAAGAGAAAAAACAAACTGCTGAAGAAAATATCAAGAAATAAGAATGCTTACTAATCTCAGGGGAACGGTAAAAACGGCTCACTAGGTATGGAGTAATCTCATTTTTTCCCACAAACATGGCATTACCAAAATCACAAAGCTTCAGAACATTTTTTGCTTCATTCACCTGGCATAAGCAAATGCATTCAAGCCCAACCATAAgcacatatgaaatataacAAAAAGACAACCATCATATCTAGATTGGGAGCAAGGAGGGGGCCATGAATAGGTAAGCATGAAAGAAAAGGTTGCATACCAGCATGTTATCTGGTTTAATATCACAATGAAGAACACCACagttttttaaatgtttcaacGCAATGAATAGCTGCTTCGCATATGCCCTCACAGCAGTAAGTTTTAGTCCAATATTCCGGCCAAACTTCTTCAAAACCTCACGAAGATTCATATGAAGAGATTCAAACACTAAGCAAAGATGATTCCGGTACTTGAAGCTAGAAAGAAAGCGGACACAGTGACGCCTATCCTCAGGATCTGTACCGACTAACTTCTTCAATATCACCAACTCTTCCATACCAGCCTTGTACCTATGCGTAATATCACCAAGAAATTAGGTTGCTTGTAAAGCAGGCAGCAAGTGCAGGAACTGGGAAAGGAATAAAACAGAAGAACATACATTGTTTCATTATTACGGATCATTTTTATTGCTACCTCTTGAGGATCGCCAGGTTTAGCCTTTAGATCTTTAGCACGGACAACCATTGAGAACACTCCTTTTCCATGGGCTGCAATGATCTCATATCGGCCATCAAGCACTTCTCCCAAACGGTAGCCTTTGTAAATGACAAGATGTAAAAGTATTAGATTGTATGACCATGGAtgtgatgaaaaaaaaaattaataaagctcAGCTACACAATTATGTTGGACTTTGATGTTCTGTATATTGAATGAAAGTTGTGCATTTCCCCTACGCATAGGGTTATTTACTATGAATAGGTAGTATATGTGTCACAATCGTTTTTATCTACAACATTAGGAATTTAAAATCAGAAACCATAATGCTATATACTTGCCATATATCAGTTTATACAAGAATTATAATTAGAAATCCATGACAAAGAGACAATAAAGGAAAATGATGACTATTGAGGTCACTGTAAATAAAGGAAGATCAATGACGATCATAAAATGGCAAAGGAGCTAACTTACTATAATACCCCTCTGCATCATCCCAGTTATCATTAAGACCACTTCTTTCAATAGCTAAACCATCTCCTTTACCCTGAGAgacaagaaaaaataataattatatatatatatataaagaagaaAAGGATTTGGTCTatcaaaatcaaacataaaacaTGAGATTGATATGATGAATATGTCAACTGCTGTATAGCCAATCCCCACTTTAATATGTTAAGTCCAACAACACCTTCAGAGATGTGTTGATGTCAAAGTAAGCAAAGAAATGTTAGTGTGCATAGTTATATTTAAGACTTACTTGTTTGCGAACTCCTGCAGGTGATTCTCCAAATATATCATCACAGAACATGTCATTTGACCTCTCACTCTGCAATATTTAACAATTCTAAGCTGTCAATGAGCTATGTCAGTGAACACTTAAAGTacttaaattacaaaatattatccATATTCATtttacatatacacacacagaggccaaaaaaaataaggaaaaccAGAAAAGATAGACATCCATCCATCAATATATTTCCCATACGAAGAAATAAATGAAGTTGCACTAAGAATTCATAATGGAAACagagaatttaaaaatatatagcaGTTGCAATAAAACTTGGAGTACCTTTGGACTACCCTGTCCCAGTCCACCAACTCCAGAAGTCTGCTCATTCACAGAAAGGTTATCCTGGTGAGGAGATTTTCCAACAGAAAACTCTTGGTCACCAACATCAGTGTCTGCATCATCAGTTCTAGCATCAACTTCTGATGCAAGATTAACACCTTGAACTGGCTGAGCAGACTGCTTTACTAGACCCTTATCTGTTTAATCCACGAAAGGTCATTGTTAAGGAATAAGTGATGCATAACCCATAAAGAGAGAGAACAAGGCAAAAAATCCAGGGCCATAAACTACAAACATATGTGAACTATGAGCTAATAATATTAGATAAATAGCCTACTAAAAGAACTCCAATATTGTAAGAAACCAATGCTGATATACAAGTATATAAAGTATGCTATAACCAAAATGTTTGTTCAGCAGAACAACCATTGGAACAGCTTAGAACTTAGagtatacataaaatatttcaccctaaaatgaaattaaagaacaaGATTGCGAGCGCAGCATTAAAGCAGAAGCATCTAAATAGCTTAATCTATGGAACTGCATATAgagaggaggaaaaaaaaaaaaaaaaaaaaaaaggagaccaataaaaaaatttaaaagttaaagaGAGGAAAGACTTACCACTTTCTTCTGAGTGGATTTTAGGTTGCATCTGTTGCTGCTGATTCTTGTATTTTTCAAGTATAGCTTGCCTTCGCCTTCTACTCTCCTCCTTTATACTCTCTATATCTTCTTCTTGTTCAGCAAGTTGCATCGTGATTTTTTCCTGATACTCTTCCTGTTCATCATCATCTCTGCACATAAAAAGAGTATTCCTATTAAAATAAGAACTTTTAAATACAGGATGTACAGACATGAGAAAGATATACCTTCTAAATTTCTCATTTCCCATTTCTACTAGTTTTTTGTCAGAATTACTTTCTTCTACATTGTTTGACGTCTCTCTGTGACTGTGGCGAGTCTCATCATCTCTAATATGCCTGGAAGCACTGTACCTATCTCGATCACCATAGCTACTACCAAAGTCATCATATCCACAACGCCTGCTGGATCTATCACTATCCCTATCCCTATCTCTTTCTCTGTCTCCACTTCTACCTCTTCTGTTCTCCCTATCCTTATCTCTCCTTTCTCTCCCCCTCTCCCGATCACTATCAATATCCCTATGTCTATCCCTATCCTTCTCCTTCTCTCTATCCTGGGTTTTTTCTCTTTTGCTCTCCCTccccctctccctctccctctcccttaCCCTGTAATTTTCTCTAGCTCTTTCGTTATCTTTATCTCTGACTCTATCCCTGTTAATTTCTAAGCTTGCCTCCCTATATCTTTCAATAGTCTCCCGGCTATGATGCCTTTCCTCTCGACTAACATATCTACCATGACTGGGACTGCGCTCTCCTTTTTCCCTTGAAAAATCT includes:
- the LOC116001500 gene encoding probable carboxylesterase 6 is translated as MRRRKMPSITVDPSLGLQISKQHRIEEEIPGLIKVYRDGHVERPQIVPNVSCSLPPEFGVTCTDVKIDKSTNIWARCYVPRCDYNKVPLLVYFHGGGFCVGSASWSCYHEFLAKLSRKANCVVFSVNYRLAPENPLPAAYDDGVKAVMWLRQHAAAAAKEYNYCWSNKCDFSSVFLGGDSAGANIAHNVAIRLCQEFKPLNPLVIKGTILIQPFVGGESRTYSEIYTAQPSHSALTLAASDTYWRLALPVGANRDHPWCNPIITTNMKEVMRVPPSLVVISELDILKDRSLELCGALSRAGKKVELFMCKGVGHAFHILSKSQLAQTRTDELIAQIKTFTAT
- the LOC116002245 gene encoding 30S ribosomal protein 3-1, chloroplastic isoform X2, translated to MLPSMSVQANIKGTFACPSSLFSKKPYLQTSTTPFSVKPRAPPATIILEAKTTPIRRDFKISATAALETAVSAPTQSGAGVKKVGKTKLVLKFVWMEKNIGLALDQEIAGHGTVPLSPYFFWPRKDAWEELKTTLESKPWISQKKMIILLNQATDIINLWQQSGVNISP
- the LOC116002245 gene encoding 30S ribosomal protein 3-1, chloroplastic isoform X1, translating into MLPSMSVQANIKGTFACPSSLFSKKPYLQTSTTPFSVKPRAPPATIILEAKTTPIRRDFKISATAALETAVSAPTQKSGAGVKKVGKTKLVLKFVWMEKNIGLALDQEIAGHGTVPLSPYFFWPRKDAWEELKTTLESKPWISQKKMIILLNQATDIINLWQQSGVNISP
- the LOC116002244 gene encoding uncharacterized protein LOC116002244 encodes the protein MTTVALLSTTPLTRPPNFFLLRGTQNFLAHIKTTKWPHGSIKLGSLRRRDKLVKFSGLNWKRGKVLVAAKSGGSGDGSILENHDNVQRRRLIQTILWIAEGVYVLWLFLLPYAPGDPVWRISSATVNDLLGLSLNFFFILPLSNIVGIHFLEAPVLHPMSEGLFNFVIGWTFMFAPLLFTDRKRDRYKGSLDVLWGFQMFLTNTFLIPYMAIRLNGGGTDDDPRKITSQLGSVMTRGARIVGLIGVGVCLLSTFWAIFGRGDGNFGGISERWEFLVSYLGSERLAYAFIWDICLYMIFQPWLIGDNLQNIEKDKVGVVNYLRFVPVVGLAAYCLCLNLDDN
- the LOC116002243 gene encoding IST1 homolog; translation: MGKRIDALLGRGSLKSAKLKATSNLAISRLAVLKNQRQAKCSIARSDVLQLLNLGQHDRALLRVEHVIKEQNMLDVFVVVEGYCNLLTERINQLEHEKVCPDELREAISSLIFAATRCGEFPELQELRAIFTAKFGKEFTARAVELRNNCGVNPKMIQKLSTRMPSHETRLKVLKEIAKENDIVLQLEEATKEEKGVDSKEDRAAAHHRIPNPPVLDEDGAEIMEVKGKYKDVADAAQAAFESAAYAAAAARAAVELSRSESGGSDHPPYNSPRLHTTKAPHTIQTNEEKDVKGTDDEDNGDVEGGGFDPKIQPAKTEDRSADNLNEDRKPISMRTQPKHRWALTRN